The DNA region ATAAAATTTGCTTcttgttagtattttttgttgGAATTGAAACTGATTATGGGGTTGGGATTTCGCTCTTTGTTAATTCATGAAAGTTGATTAAGGTTTTGTTTTTTTGAATATTAAAGGAGTATTGGTTACCAATTTCTCTTATCATTGTTTATGTTTAGTGTTTATTTTGTTGTTTGGTTTTGGGATTCGCATTTTCTTTATGAAATTCGATTTTGTGgaaatgaaattttttaatttattttttttgttattaaattttttttaggattGTGTCAttgttaaattctattttttgttggtgttttttggctgaaattgaaaattatttttagaattagaGATTTGTTCTAGTTGATTAAATATTTTCAATAGTTCAAAGTTGATTAGTTCCACCACCGCGACCTCCATCTTCACCAACCATCGTGCCGATATCAAATATTGTCGTTTGAACCACTACCACTACACTCCATAGGAAGGGATATATAAGCAATATTTTAGGATTAGGGTTTGTtatttagggactaatttgaccAAATTTCATAAAGATATTATGCTGGCTGCCAATGAGGATGTAGAGGGGTATGCCGACATGTAACTTAACCTGCTATGTCAGTTTTCTTTAACGCCGTCAATGTAGAAAGTGACTGAAAAGACTTACAGGACTAAGCTGAAATCTTTTAAtgatgaatttgattaaaaaaatcttttgaaaattaaattaaagattaGGTGATTTTTGAAGGattaatttgaccatttactcattaatttatctattttataccTTTTTAAATGGAAGTACGAAACGACGTCGTTGGTGTTGTGTCCACAGTCCACCTAGCTTCAAAGTTGGAAGATGAGATTGACGATGGAGAAAGCAAGGGTTTGGATTCGCagaagagaataataataataattgatgaTCAGAAACAGGTTGATAATGAAAGCATtagcatcattatcatcatcaacacTCTCACTACGTTGCTGCAGCTACAACAACAAGTCTTCACTCAATCTCAACTCTCTCTTCTTCGCTCGCCGCAGATTCCACTCTTCGCCGCCGATTTCAATGGCTTCTGCTTCCGTCAACAACGAACGTGCCCGTGCTCCACCCGCCATTCCCTTGCCCCCTCCCCCTCTCTCCAAGGCAACttcacttttctctctctctctctctctctctctctcttcacttCACTCACTCACTTGTTTCTCCTTTCAGTTCAAGATCGGGCTGTGCCAGCTGTCTGTAACCGCCGACAAGGAGAAGAACATCGCCCACGCCCGCCAAGCCATTCAAGACGCCGCCTCTAAGGGTGCTCAGCTTGTTCTCCTCCCAGTCAGTTCCTCCTTCCCGGATACGGATTATCTTGTTTGAATTGAACTCTAAATAATTAACTTATCGCATTTTTTTCTACTCTTATAGAACTACAAAAGTTCGAGAAATACTTGTATAATCTTACTATCTTAGTTATATTTAAGGTGAATTTCAAAAACTTATTTATGTCTAAAATTTAATGTATTCATTATTAGGCCTATCACCCGATAATGCATGACAGCGGTACTTTACCCTCCAGTTTTTGAGTAATTGCCTTTCGAATTTTATTCTCTTCCTTCAATTTTGCTCAATCATATTGTGTGTTTGTTGTGGTGTTGTCTCAGGAAATTTGGAACAGTCCTTATTCCAATGACAGTTTCCCTGTGTATGCTGAGGATATTGATGCCGGTGGCGATGCCTCTCCTTCTACTGCCATGCTCTCTGATCTCGCCCGTCTCCTCAAGATCACCATTATTGGTGGTTCTATACCTGAACGTTCCGGGGGAAACTTGTATAATACATGTTGCGTATTCGGCACTGATGGAAAGCTTAAAGCCAAGCACCGCAAGGTTGGGTCATCTACAATGTTGGGATGTGCATAGGGATCTTGTTCTTAATGCTTGGTTCACATGAATTTGTGCTTTGGATGTTTGATGTTCTTGTGCCTCCCAAAATAATTCAATCCTTTTTTCTTTTGGATATTTGACTTTCATAATTGATCTTGATGGTGGTGGTACTTGAACTATTTTCTTGCATTTGCTTTGTTGTGCAAATTTTGACATGCTGGCATAATGCAGATACACCTTTTCGACATGGACATTCCCGGGAAGATTACCTTTATGGAGTCAAAAACTCTTACTGCTGGGGAGACTCCAACAATTGTAGACACAGGTCTAATATATCCTCTGGTTACGTATCTAAGCACATTTTCTCTGGTTCTACCTCCATCATAACGTCGCAGTCTTTATTGCTATTTTGTTTGTCATTATGTAGATAAGAAATTCATGTTCAGAGCCTGAACCTTATAATAATATTGACTATGGTGGAGAAGTATAGTTGTTAACTCGTTATCTTGGTTCTGTTCAATTAACCTCTAGGATGTTTGCTTGCAATGAAATTTGTCCACAAAGCTGTAACAAAGTTACTTGATTCGTGCAGAGGTTGGGCGCATTGGCATAGGCATCTGTTATGATATACGTTTTCCTGAACTAGCAATGATATATGCAGCAAGAGGTCTGTCATTTCCATTATTTTGCTTGATACCAATTATTTCTTCTTGACTTGCAATTGGTTGTCAATGATTTGACTTCTccaagagttttttttttcaatgctttCTAAGGCTTTTTAGCATATCGAATTGTCAATTTTGTTTGCTTGGGGAAGAGAGCGAGTGGAAATTTCTCCTCTTGTTCCTAAGTTTGCGGATATTTTTACAGTATCAACTTTTGATTTTAGGAGCTCACTTGCTATGCTATCCTGGGGCATTTAATATGACAACTGGGCCGTTGCATTGGGAGCTATTGCAAAGGGCAAGGTAGGTGGctcttttatttaacttttacTTTATAGTTGCTGTAACTATCTAGCATGTTATTCATTAGTGAAAAATGTGTAATCCAGTTACTGTCTTGAAGCAACTTCCTCAATAAACATGACTGTTCAATGCTATTTTTAACCCTGGCTAATTTTATTAGATTGAACTAATATTTTAATGAACCATATATATCATTTGTAATTGAAATCATAGACAAACATCACCTTTGACCCCGGTAATAACTAGAAAATACTTAATAGTTAGAACTTTATGCAAGAGGCATGCCTCTCACATTATTTTttgtcttcaaactcttccttgtcTGTGGCACTGCAAACATTCTTAACTCATTTATTAATTAAGTAGCgtcttatttttattctgttgttaatctatgatttttttttcctcAGGGCTACAGATAATCAGGTAATGACCCCTCATTTGAAACTTCGGCAGAGTTTTACTTCAAGTATATTTTAAGTTAAAGTATGTTAAATATGAAAATCATCAATTGTTTTGATAGCTGCACCAAATAAGGATCTTAGTAGCTTTAAGTTGGGAGAAATTCACACTATGAGTAAGTAATCAGTCAAATTCTTCTAATAAGAAAAACTGCAAGATCCTTAACCTCTATACGAGGATGAATGTGTGATGAGTTTTAGAAAGCTGATGCTGCTTTACATTGCTAATCCGATATTGCTACCTAGATTGATTGTCTAGAGATGAGCAATGTGTCGGGGAAACTTCAACATCCTTTTGCATCCTAAAAGGAAGTAACAGAATAATATAGGATTTGAGTGAAATGATTTGTCTCACcttttcaattttgtttgtgtgtgtgtgtgtagatTGGTGTTACTATTTTATTGTTGCATTTGGTGGATTGATGCCTGTTGATTGTACTATTAAACCAGGTtacaggtttttttttttgtatttatgccTATCACATTTTGAATGAACCCCTcctcctctttcctcttttccctcttcttccttctccttcttctcctcctcctcctccaaagATCAAGTTCCTTATATCCATTCCTTTGGACTTTAAGACTTATAGACCTATTTATTTATGAGTATTTTGGAAGGAGACTAGTGAATCCTTAACTTCAAATTCGTTACATACAGTTATATGTGGCAACCTGTTCACCTGCTCGGGATACTGGATCTGGTTATGTAGCTTGGGGCCACTCCACTCTTGTTGGACCAGTAAGTGGATCTTTTATGTTAAGCTTTCTTTGGATAGAGCCAAAAAACATGTTCTGATTTGGAAGCTGGTATTAGCATATTTTAAGAGAAAAACTACATTTTTGTCCCTGAAACATGGAAAGTGTAATAAATTCTTCCCTAAATTAGAAAATCAATACAATTTACAGCTTCATTGATCAAAGAACCTATAGTTCTGATGTATATCTAGCTTTATTTGATCTTTGAGTTTCAAATACCAGCGGAAATATCTTTCCTTAAAAATTATCAACAAAGATTCTAAACCATATTTGAGTGTATATTATTATTGTACTTACATGGAACATGTAAATGTGACAGTGGGGGGAAGTTCTGGCTACTACAGAACATGAGGAAGCAATCATCATAGGAGAAATTGATTATTCAATATTAGAGCAGAGaaggttttcttttcttcacacTACACACGTGTCTTGCACAAGTTGCAGCCATAATCATGATTAATATGTCTGATGTTGTGATTTAATTATTCAGGACACATCTTCCTGTGACTAAGCAGCGACGAGGTGATCTATACCAATTGGTGGATTTTCAAAGGCTGAATAGCCATTAATGGCGCAGGACTTTGTATGATTGGGAGATATACATGTCTTATTTGAAGCTTTTGTGTAGCATCAACAACCATCTCTCTTGTTTTGGTTAATCATACCCTATTTATTGCTATGTGTGAATGCTCAAACCttaaagaaaagggatgaaataaAGGAATGTAATAAACAACTGTGAGGCGTTGATAGAAACAAGAGAGTAAACTGCAGAAAAGGCACAAAGGATATATTATATGTcattaatgaaaataaatcacCACGAGAATCCATCTCATAAAAAATTTTCAGGTTAATATATGATCTGATTTAAAACAGATATATGAAAGGAGAGAATCAAGCAAGTAATCAAAAGCTTGAGTTTTTATTTCCAAATATAATCCATACCGATTGATTACTGCACACTTTCTCTCACATTCTATTGTTATAGCAAAACAACCATAAACATTATTCTGTCACCATATCCGGCACACTTTTTTGAGAATTCCTCACCCACTCCTTACAGAGTCTCTGTTGTTACCATCGAATTCTGCCATTCTACCAGTTCCTTCAACTGGTCCTTCACTGTCTCCGGCAACAACACCTCCAGCGCTTTCTCCAACGGTTCATTCTCCAGCTCCTACTCCCAGCCATCAGAACCATACTTTAACACTAGCACCGGCTCCGGTGGCTCATTCTCCGTCTCTAAAGAGTTGTCGCACCAGGTGCAGAATAGAATGTTCCACCACCTGCACCAGTTGCAGCGCCACATGCAGAAGAGAGTACAGTTTCAGGATGTTTGGGTGCTTATTGTTGTGAAAGTttgtgatttgaaaaagaagCTATGGTGGTGGAGTTAAGGTTAAAGATATGGTAAAAATAATTTGTTGAGGTTAAAGATAtggtgaaaataatttgaaaattttattaaaagtcaacaaaaaaaattagaatttaggtATTTTTTTGCACATTAAACTTCTTTTTCATAAGTATAACATTAGTTTTGTTGTTTGATAAGGTTTTTTTGTCAGCATTTATAAAATTAGTAGATAGAAATAGTTGTTTTACCTTTATTATATTTTAGGAACAGGTTGTGTAGCCCCTGCCCATCTGCTTCTTGCCTTAGGCAATCTACAACTAGAACTCCAGAAGGGGGAGTTGTGGTTGGCGTATTACTTCTTTTTTTAATGGTTATTTTTTTCACAGTGATTGTGCCCACTAGTTTTTGACAATGCTGAGAACATCACACGGGCCTACAGATAGGCCTAAAACAACCAAACACTATATTCAGAAAAAAATCAGGGGACTTTTTTCCCAGaccgaaaaaagaaagaaaagagaaaaaaggcCCCTGAGGGATTGTATTTCTTGAATTATTGGCAATTcccaagtccaaaaaaaaaatattggcaATTTCGtctcaaatataataataaaaaaaattatattaaatatatattaaaattaattattaatataaaatatatgttaaaatataaaatacatattaaaaatgtgttaaattatatatatatatatatatatatatatattataattaattttaataactgattttgatgtgtaaataatatttttttaataaaaatttgagaGGCTTATTTTTCTTTGAGCTGGAATTATAATTCCGATAGTTGTCTTATGTTGTTATTTCTTGCTTATCTTTTTTGTATTAAATAAGATCAATGTGAGTAAATGTAAGGTATCCGGTTTGAAAGTACAGTGTCTGCAAACTTGCTTGATCTATAtgtacaaatttttatcttattattattattattattattttcttaatgtTCTTGTCATTTGTACTTTTTTATCTTTGATCAATGAATTCAGCTCTTTAGTCCGAAACAAGTCTTTTTCaaaggaaaatattaaataaataatttttatgaattttattttaataaataatataaagaaGTATTATATGTGCATTTAATTATATGAATGTAATTTTGGTGCACTgttagtgtaaaataattttacatatgcatctaattatataatgttacatcagtaaaaataattaccTTTTTCATTGACCGCGTAAATAGTTATTTAGAAAAACAAATATAATTGCACGACTGTATTTATACTgtcagtgtatcaaaattaaactctaattatATACCGTTATATAAGCAAAAATAGTCTTTTTTTACCGTCAATATGTGAATAGTCATCTAAAAATAGATATGATGATTAAACaactatataaaataatttaaaaaatgttgtGTATAAAAATCACTTACCAAATTAGTTACCATGTTATTTCATCGATAAATCtctcaaatcataaataaaattaagcatgtaaataatataatataaatattattaaaaagacTTAACATATAAAtgttatgataaattaatttgtataaaataaaaattataaaaacttaaataaataggaataaaataaaaaaatacaagagATAGAGTACAATAATAAATACtagtattttatagtttataaaaaaaataaaaaaatattacggAATAGAAGAGTacgtgataaaaaataataaaattatcttttaacaTAAATGATTTTTTacaataaattaaataagttataaaataaaaaataagtaaaataaaaaaaggaatgacattgtattttttttcttcaaaaagtTAGAAAAATATCCACGACCATATGATAATGAACATATAACAGATAATATATTCCAAGAAAATACTAATAGAAATATttgatttaatattaaaataaaaatataaaccatgataaaaacctaaaatttaaaatcaagagaaaaatatTTTGCAACTATTCAAATATTAACATGACAATAAGTCAAACCAAAtaacatatattatataataaattaattataattatttgactcaataaaatatgttagatacttaaaaatatcttataaatatgTCATATAACAatcataatattttaaaaaatcattaattaaaatacataagaCCAAAAAATtagtacaaattaaaataaaattaatttatttattgcagtcaaatcaaataatcaatatACTTGGTTAGATAGAGTTAATGTGatcaaataaattattaattaattaacacatttaaataaaaccaaataaaataaatcaaaatatactTTAAAAACATGTCATATCAACTTCACAAAAAGAAAGGGCTAATAAATAGTACTAACCAACGAAATAATCATATTTATTACAACCATAAAAAAGgtaattaaaacaaattatacTAAGCTATATGGAGCACTTGAGAACATTAAAGgagatataaatataattaaaaagaaactATCTCATCATGAATGACTCCTCCATCTAAAACTGTTATTTTCCATCTCAAAAGTTCAAAAAAGAGTTTGACATTTTGCATAGACCCAGAATCTCAGAGATTCTATTGACCGTACCATTCAAATTAACTTGAACAAAACCATTCAGAATCTTGTCTTTCTATTTATAGCTTACAATAACACATAACCGATAACGATAACTATTAACTAATAGTCTAAAACTCACAATCTAgatgtaattattttaattatttatttttcttggtggatcttgtttctttgaattcaaataaaaaaacatGTCATAATAAGATAGAAGCCGGGCTTAGGTGACGGCAAGAATCACGATCCATCTCGAAATAAAGAATTTAAAGACTTTTATGGTTGTAACGTAGAAGGTTACGTGGATCCACGCATGCATTCATAGCCTTGAATTCTTGAATTGGATCCCACCGACCCAAGTATCCAACTCATGTATGCGTGGAATTGGACAACACACGTTACATAATTGATAATTGGTAAAAATGGTGGTCTTCTTGTAATTAAAACACACTGCCTCAGATTCAAGACTCATCCCCACGCGTCAACGTAGCACCTACCACTAATTCTTATCTAATCCCCCAAAATTTCTCATGTCTCAACACATTTTTTGCCTCCTTTTACCCATTCCCATTCCCATTCCCATTCCTTAACACTTAACTACAGGTTTTTACACCTCAATGCATACTCATTACTCAACATCACTCcctttttcatactttacttaaTATGGTTATGACGGTTATGATGCAACAATTTAAGGTGTGTTTCCAAAATAATACTACATCCTTCATAACTTTAGTATAATTATTTAAGTAAGTCCCTAAAATACCATGAGTTTAATTTTAGGCctaatttagtaaattttttattttttaaaagtagcgTGTAAatcctaacttttaaaaaataattttttttaaaattataatatgtatgttcaataaattaaattaaattaaaaataatttttaataagtacaattaataataattgtatttaattaatgacttttaacattttaaactactataaagtataaaaattaaatttaaacattaattaatatatgaagttgtattaaattttttaattttgataagtacaaattaattttaaaaaattatcgtttaagtatttttaaaaatactcttaattttaaaaaactgtAAGCAcaatcatataaattttttattttattaaacataaaacaaaatacttatacttttaaaaagcacaaacatttatttaaaaaacttCACTAAACTAAGTCTTATATATTGAAAATGTCTTATAAAACGTTCACTGTTTTTTATAGCTATTTTGTGGTTAATataaaaagttattatttatactaacgtaatattatataattgaatatacgtaaaaaattattttatattgataatataataaaattaaattaaaaaataaactgaTTTATTATACACCAAACATGattggttaaaaaaaatatttgcaaaAAAGTAAGTTTTACATACACTATTGCGAAATTACACATACAGTTTTGAAATTAGAAAGCGACCCGTTTAAAAGTATAGAATTAGAAAAGAGTccaatgaataaaagaaaaactaagagaaaGGACTTagccaaaattaaaaaaagagaattaaaacAAATTGACCACTCTAATctctaatctaatctaatcttATCCCACACCAGCATGCACAACACTTGCCCAATGTTGTGCTGTACTTTTCCTTCCTTGACCTAACAATTGGCGCCTATAAATCCCCCTCTTACTTCACTCACAAAAACATCACATTTACATTCacatagagagagagaaaaaaaaaaaaaaaaaactaccaaGAACTCACACTGTCTGTCACATAGACGTGTTcagttcttggaaaagaaacgaagaaagaaacaaagaatttATTTAACCGTTTGATGGCAACTAGGGTTATCCCATCAAGGATCCTAAGGAAAATCCGTTACAACAGAGCCACAACCACAACGGCCACAGCCACAAAACCGCTCGCCGCAACGCCAGTTTTCGAAGGGACCGAGCACAAGCCGCCGTCTTCAGCTGCCTCCGCCGCAACTATCGCGGCTCCCTCGTCGGTCGACACCGATTACATACCGAGGAGGACGTTGGATTTGGAGGACACAGAGAAGCTCTTCTCGTCGGTGTCTACATGGCGGCTGCTGCGTTCGTCGGCGGTTTTACACGCGACTGCGGTGGGGCCCATGGTTGACGTGGGAATGCGGGTGATGCGATCGAGGTTTGTTGAGAGGGAAGGGTTGGTTAAGGATGCGGTTATGGGAGCGGTTAGGGAGACGTTCTTTGAGCACTTCTGCGCCGGCGAAGATGCCGCCGAGGCTGGGAGGAAGATAAGGTCGCTGAATGAGGCGGGTTTAAGAGGGATGCTTGTTTATGGCGTTGAAGATGCGCACGATAACCATGGCTGTAACCGTAACCTTAACGGCTTCCTTCACACTGTTGATGTTAGCAGATCCCTTCCCATGTCTTCTGTAagttattttctctttcttttaattttattttctggcTTTGAATTTTTGTCACGATTTTCTTTATCttaaataaatcataattaattcgTTTTTGACGAGGAAACAAATAGTTTGATTTTGATACTTAACAGTTAtttgttacttttttattttattcaaaatattgtCTGGCTTTTATAATGGAGTCATGTCAatagagttttcttaattattagtgtTTCACAggaatttgttaaaaatataaaaataaaattatttttacaaaaaaaaaattatatactcagttttcattaatttaaaaataaattaattattttttagctaattttagtagatataaataatatttttgaaatgcTAAATCATATTAATTTTAGCATTTAAAGCACTAACTTCACGCATGGAAATTTGCGTTTTTAATTACTAACTGGAaactttgaaattttaattttaattttaatttggatttataGATCTCTTTGAATTCATTTCGGTTTCATTTTGCATGTTAAGTTGTTAACTATCGTGTGACACTTAGCACTGTGGATGGGCATCATGCGATGTGGATCCATGCAAATTTTCCAATAGGACATGTGGGGCACGGGTTTGGTATTCTGTATTCGGGTCGGGTTGGGAGTCCGGATTTCGGGCCCGGGTTGGGGGTAGTTACGGTGCAGCGTGCCTTGTTTGGTTGTGTGTCAGCAAATGAAATTGCAAGTGGGTGTGATTGTGACACCATGCAATGGTACACAACAATTTTGGAAAATGCCAGTTAAGGGTTAAGGTTAATGCTAGCTAGCTTCTTGTCTTGTTTCTTCATCCGTGAGTGGTACTGTCCTTTTGCTTGGTCCCACCCAACACAAGGACATTGAGCTCTGCCAATTTGGCACTATTCAAATTGGAATCTGTtctaatttgatttgattctGTCATGTCACGTTGCTACAAATGTATATATTGCATTCTTAAAATTATTTCTTAAttgatcattttttattttaataggtGAGTTTTGTGATTGTGAAAATCACTGCAATTTGTCCCATGAGCCTGCTAGAGAGAATCAGTGACCTTCTAAGATGGCAACAGAAAGATCCTTCATTCAATTTGCCATGGAAGCGAGATTCCTTGCCAATTTTCGCTGAATCAAGCCCTTTGTACCACACTCAGAAGAAACCAGAGCCACTTACCCTTGAAGAGGAGCGTGGTCTTGAACTTGCAACCCAGAGACTTGTTGAACTCTGCCAGAAATGTGTCCAGGCCAATATTCCTCTCTTGGTTGATGCCGAACACACCACGGTTCAGCCGGCGATCGATTACTTCACGTATTCCTCTGCCATTGTTCATAACAAGGATGACAATCCCATCGTGTTCGGAACAATTCAGACTTACTTGAAAGACTCCAAGGAGAGGCTCTTGCTGGCATTGAAGGCAGCAGACAAAATGGGAGTCCCAATGGGGTTCAAATTGGTGAGGGGTGCTTACATGTCCATGGAGAGCAAGATAGCTGAATCTTTCGGCTTCAAATCGCCCATTCATGACACCATTGAGGACACACACAAGTGTTTCAATGATTGCTCCTCTTTTCTTCTGGAGAAGGTTGCCGATGGTCCTGGATCACTTGTTCTTGCAACACATAATGTTGAATCAGGTACTTCAATTgaatattttaacttttaaataagtCTTTACTTGTAAGAAAAGACACatgaatagttatatctctaacgcATTATTTGCAATGTTAT from Arachis hypogaea cultivar Tifrunner chromosome 10, arahy.Tifrunner.gnm2.J5K5, whole genome shotgun sequence includes:
- the LOC112716660 gene encoding omega-amidase, chloroplastic, with protein sequence MIRNRLIMKALASLSSSTLSLRCCSYNNKSSLNLNSLFFARRRFHSSPPISMASASVNNERARAPPAIPLPPPPLSKFKIGLCQLSVTADKEKNIAHARQAIQDAASKGAQLVLLPEIWNSPYSNDSFPVYAEDIDAGGDASPSTAMLSDLARLLKITIIGGSIPERSGGNLYNTCCVFGTDGKLKAKHRKIHLFDMDIPGKITFMESKTLTAGETPTIVDTEVGRIGIGICYDIRFPELAMIYAARGAHLLCYPGAFNMTTGPLHWELLQRARATDNQLYVATCSPARDTGSGYVAWGHSTLVGPWGEVLATTEHEEAIIIGEIDYSILEQRRTHLPVTKQRRGDLYQLVDFQRLNSH
- the LOC112716661 gene encoding proline dehydrogenase 2, mitochondrial, giving the protein MATRVIPSRILRKIRYNRATTTTATATKPLAATPVFEGTEHKPPSSAASAATIAAPSSVDTDYIPRRTLDLEDTEKLFSSVSTWRLLRSSAVLHATAVGPMVDVGMRVMRSRFVEREGLVKDAVMGAVRETFFEHFCAGEDAAEAGRKIRSLNEAGLRGMLVYGVEDAHDNHGCNRNLNGFLHTVDVSRSLPMSSVSFVIVKITAICPMSLLERISDLLRWQQKDPSFNLPWKRDSLPIFAESSPLYHTQKKPEPLTLEEERGLELATQRLVELCQKCVQANIPLLVDAEHTTVQPAIDYFTYSSAIVHNKDDNPIVFGTIQTYLKDSKERLLLALKAADKMGVPMGFKLVRGAYMSMESKIAESFGFKSPIHDTIEDTHKCFNDCSSFLLEKVADGPGSLVLATHNVESGKLAAAKAHELGMGKVHHKLEFAQLCGMSESLSFGLSNAGFQVSKYLPFGPVDKVMPYLLRRAEENRGLLAASGFDRQLMRKEIGRRLKAAVF